One genomic window of Motacilla alba alba isolate MOTALB_02 chromosome 1, Motacilla_alba_V1.0_pri, whole genome shotgun sequence includes the following:
- the TPI1 gene encoding triosephosphate isomerase, protein MAPRKFFVGGNWKMNGDKKSLGELIHTLNSAKLSADTEVVCGAPAIYLDFARQKLDAKIGVAAQNCYKVPKGAFTGEISPAMIKDIGAAWVILGHSERRHVFGESDELIGQKVAHALAEGLGVIACIGEKLDEREAGITEKVVFEQTKAIADNVKDWSKVVLAYEPVWAIGTGKTATPQQAQEVHEKLRGWLKSHVSDAVAQSTRIIYGGSVTGSNCKELASQHDVDGFLVGGASLKPEFVDIINAKH, encoded by the exons ATGGCGCCCAGGAAGTTCTTCGTGGGGGGCAACTGGAAGATGAACGGCGACAAGAAGAGCCTGGGCGAGCTCATCCACACGCTGAACAGCGCCAAGCTCTCCGCCGACACCG AGGTGGTTTGTGGAGCCCCCGCCATCTACCTAGACTTTGCCCGTCAGAAACTCGATGCAAAGATTGGAGTGGCAGCACAGAACTGTTACAAGGTACCAAAGGGAGCTTTCACAGGAGAGATCAG cccagcaatGATCAAGGATATTGGAGCTGCATGGGTGATCCTAGGCCACTCAGAGCGAAGGCATGTTTTTGGAGAGTCTGATGAG TTGATTGGGCAGAAGGTGGCTCATGCTCTGGCTGAGGGCCTTGGAGTCATTGCCTGTATTGGAGAGAAGCTGGATGAGAGAGAAGCTGGCATAACAGAGAAGGTGGTTTTTGAACAGACCAAGGCTATTGCTG ATAATGTGAAGGACTGGAGTAAAGTGGTTCTTGCCTATGAACCAGTCTGGGCTATTGGAACTGGTAAAACTGCAACTCCCCAGCAG GCTCAGGAAGTTCATGAGAAGCTGCGGGGGTGGCTGAAAAGCCACGTGTCTGATGCTGTTGCTCAGTCAACTAGGATTATCTATGGAG GTTCTGTCACTGGCAGCAACTGTAAAGAGCTGGCCTCTCAGCATGATGTGGATGGCTTCCTTGTTGGTGGAGCTTCTCTCAAGCCAGAGTTCGTGGATATTATCAATGCCAAACACTGA